Proteins found in one Brachyhypopomus gauderio isolate BG-103 unplaced genomic scaffold, BGAUD_0.2 sc113, whole genome shotgun sequence genomic segment:
- the LOC143497843 gene encoding NACHT, LRR and PYD domains-containing protein 3-like isoform X2: MMEPHNSRGEGETSDPKVKSVFSVFSRVFMKNESSPVPSCVLMKSESSPVPSCVSMKSESSPVPSCVSMKSDRSMNKPINFSSGPVTSDLHAQKKPVKISKDKLESVFKELEHKIISLVKNELKRFKNLLSPDYPACTERQVENEEDQSSVREGAMKITLHVLRNMNQTDFANTLETKLVPACYRKLKSKLRKKCQKINEGISQHGTTTLLNVIYTELYITEGGSGEVNNEHEVRQIETTSRRPATQETPIKCSDIFRPLPGQDKVIRTVLTKGVAGIGKTVSVQKFILDWSEGNVNQDVLFIFPLPFRELNLMKEKKLSLVQLLHCFFPETRELKPTHYKHYKILFIFDGLDECRLPLDFQNNDSVWDVTESTSVDVLLTNLIKGNLLPSALLWITSRPAAANQIPPESVDQVTEVRGFSGPQKEEYFRKRIRDQSLANRIISHMKSSRSLYIMCHIPVFCWIAATVLERMLGEAESGEIPKTLTQMYTHFLIFHIKHKDQKYEQKSDTDPQQTRKHLALGKLAFQQLDKGNLIFDEDDLRNSGIDVREMSVYSGMCTQIFREEFGLQLGKVFSFVHLSVYEFLAALYVFITFISTNTNVLKQQQPGLVKNTLSDFLNSAVDKALQSQNGHLDLFLRFLLGLSLESNQTLLRGLLTQTGSSFHCKEETFRYIKKKIRENPSSEKFINLFHCLNELNDHSLVQEVQTYLSRGGDTRLREDRLSPAQWSALVFVLLNSEEERDEFDLSNVPLEECLLRLLPVIKASRKVILSGCGLTEESCKSLTSVLQTENSLKELEINNNNLKDSGVEQLCAGLKSSNCKLEILRLSLCGLTEDTCKSLTSVLQTENSLKQLEINNNDLKDSGVEQLCAGLKSSNCKLEILRLSGCLVTEEGCSSLASALSSNPSHLKELDLTYNHPGDSGVKLLSARLEDPHCRLDTLRVDHAGKISLKPGLRKYACELTLDPNTAHTRLSLSEGNRKVTCVKEQQTYPDHPERFDVWTQVMCREGLTGRCYWEVEWSGAAHIAVTYKGISRKGGSGDCGFGDNIKSWMLCYYDNRYTVWHNNNRTGISVPPSSSNRVGVYLDWPAGTLSFYSVSSHTHTLTHLHTLHSTFTEPLYAGFLVLGSDSSVYVCVT, from the exons GAGCTGGAGCACAAAATCATCTCTCTGGTGAAAAATGAGCTGAAGAGATTCAAGAATCTACTGAGTCcagattacccagcatgcactgagagacaggtggagaatgaggaggatcagagcagtgtcagagagggggcgatgaagatcacactgcacgtcctgaggaacatgaaccagacagacttCGCTAACACACTAGAGACCA AACTGGTCCCTGCTTGCTACAGAAAACTCAAATCCAAACTGAGGAAAAAATGTCAGAAAATTAATGAAGGAATCTCACAGCATGGAACCACAACACTTCTGAATGTgatctacacagagctctacatcacagagggagggagtggagaggtcaataatgaacatgaggtgagacagattgagacaaCATCtaggagaccagcaacacaggagacacccatcaaatgcagtgacatctttagacccttaccaggacaagacaaagtcatcagaactgtgctgactaaaggagtggctggaattggtaaaacagtctcagtgcagaagttcatactggactggtctgaaggaaatgtaaatcaggatgttctcttcatatttccacttccttttagggagctgaatttgatgaaggagaaaaagctCAGTCTGGTGCAGCTTCTTCATTGTTTTTTTCCAGAAACACGTGAATTAAAACCAACTCACTATAAACACTACAAAATTCTGttcatctttgatggtctggatgagtgtcgtcttcctctagatttccagAACAATGACAGTGTGTGGGATGTAACAGAGTcgacctcagtggatgtgctgctgacaaacctcatcaaggggaatctgcttccctctgctctcctctggataacctctcgaccagcagcagccaatcagatccctcctgagagtgttgaccaggtaacagaggtacgagggttcagtggtcctcagaaagaggagtacttcaggaagagaatcagaGACCAGAGTCTGGCCaatagaatcatctcacacatgaagtcatcaagaagtctctacatcatgtgtcacattccagtcttctgttggattgcagccactgttctagagaggatgttgggtgaagcagagagtggagagatccccaagactctgactcagatgtacacacacttcctgatctttcacatcaaacacaaggacCAAAAGTATGAACAGAAAAGTGACACTGACCCTCAACAAACTAGAAAACATttggcactgggaaaactggctttccaacagctggATAAAGGCAACCTGATCTTCGATGAGGACGACCTGAGAAACAGTGGCATTGATGTCAGAGAAATGTCAGTGTATTCAGGAATGTGCACtcagatcttcagagaggagtttggtctacagctggggaaggtgttcagctttgtacatctgagtgtttatgagtttctggctgctttatatgtatttattaccttcatctccaccaacaCGAATGTGCTGAAACAGCAACAACCTGGATTGGTCAAAAACACATTGTCTGACTTCCTCAACAGtgcagtggacaaggccttacagagtcagaatggacacctggaccttttcctccgcttccttctgggtctctcactggagtccaatcagactctcttacgaggtctactgacacagacaggaagcagcttTCACTGCAAAGAGGAAACGTTCAGGTACATCAAGAAGAAGATCAGGGAGAATCCCTCTTCAGAGAAATTCATCAATCTCttccactgtctgaatgaactgaatgatcattctctaGTACAGGAAGTCCAAACATACCTGAGCAGAGGAGGTGACACTCGTCTCCGTGAAGACAggctctctcctgctcagtggtcagctctggtgtttgtgttgctgaactcAGAAGAGGAGCGGGATGAGTTTGACCTGAGCAATGTCCCATTAGAGGAATGTCTACTGAGACTGCTGCCAGTGATCAAAGCATCCAGAAAAGTCAT actgtctggctgtggtctcactgaggagtcttgcaaatctctcacatcagttctacaaacagaaaactcactgaaagagctggagattaataataataacctaaaagattcaggagtggagcagctctgtgctggactgaagagttcaaactgtaaactggagattctcag actgtctctctgtggtctcactgaggatacttgcaaatctctcacatcagttctacaaacagaaaactcactGAAACAGCTGGAGATTAATAACAATGACCTaaaagattcaggagtggagcagctctgtgctggactgaagagttcaaactgtaaactggagattctcag ATTGTCTGGTTGTTTggtcacagaggaaggctgttcttctctggcttcagctctgagttcaaacccctcccacctgaaagaactggatctgacttacaaccacccaggagactcaggagtgaagctgctctctgctagactGGAGGATCCCCACTGTAGATTGGACACACTCAG ggtggatcatgcagggaagatcagtctcaaaccaggactaagaaaat ATGCGTGTGAGCTCAcactggacccaaacacagcacacacacgtctctctctgtctgaggggAACAGAAAGGTGACGTGTGTGAAGGAGCAGCAGACGTATCCTGatcatccagagagatttgatgtctggactcaggtgatgtgtagagagggTCTGACTGGACGCTGTTACTGGGAGGTTGAGTGGAGTGGAGCTGCTCATATAGCAGTGACATATAAAGGAATCAGCAGGAAAGGAGGCAGTGGTGACTGTGGGTTTGGAGACAATATAAAGTCCTGGATGCTGTGTTACTATGATAACAGATACACTGTCTGGCACAATAATAACCGCACTGGCATCTCTGTCCCCCCCTCCAgctccaacagagtaggagtgtatctggactggccggccggcactctgtccttctacagcgtctcctctcacacacacacactcacacacttacacacacttcactccACATTCACTGAGCCCCTCTATGCAGGGTTTTTGGTTTTGGGTTCTGACTcctcagtgtatgtgtgtgtgacctag